Proteins from one Microbacterium proteolyticum genomic window:
- a CDS encoding ATP-dependent nuclease, with translation MWGLGSVSSAFGVDRSPLEILVNLSVFPASVLSFRARAGQSIAGFSVEIMGVDARLRGQWGDPVTREPDLLVHGRPVDVYVFMASTESGARVSLEGHGIPTIATTEDFLLLVSWVGCNGNDVGGEVVVYWRGADRISGRGPIGLYGADATAIREYSADPTNRLTIAPPVRGKRIKSIRTWGGSQRQNGGRKVDHLSAVSPAVPVRVSGLTLRGLRGFRSDAGLRLAQPTGVPGSGLTIVVGANNAGKSTIWEAFDALARKSKSDVSFSEGRRNRLSPDGVHIRLDRVDGSAYSLRSRNPDTSETVAEWITMGTSPQRFEIVSVPSRRQFNASFGKNLTSQRDWMTSGSDFSRSRQFDQSSQFTGRLFDLHNDEAKKAKFDSLMEDVLGHELKWMIDLADGQQGQSYYLKIATGDGSNHTSEGLGDGIISLLFILNALYDSEPGTLVTIDEPELSLHPQHVRRLGRLISRFARDRQIVVFTHSPALVSWDDIAAGAEIARVFKEGGQSLLAQASRSAIDDISRARGGWVNPHVFGSDANATLFLDDGVIVVEGQEDAALLPTVFEQLEIPFNGAIFGWGSGGESNVERILTLLFELGFKRVAAVLDNDVPETSEKLRVRFPGYLVVEIPAADIRDKPAKNFSGKAGLMDRRGRRVKPELEDAAREVLQQVSDRLAPTPRM, from the coding sequence GTGTGGGGACTCGGATCGGTCAGCTCGGCCTTCGGCGTCGACCGTTCGCCTCTCGAAATCCTTGTGAACCTGAGCGTGTTTCCTGCGAGCGTTCTATCGTTCCGCGCACGGGCAGGACAGAGCATCGCGGGGTTCAGCGTCGAGATCATGGGCGTTGACGCTCGCTTGCGCGGACAGTGGGGGGACCCGGTCACGCGCGAACCCGATCTGCTCGTGCATGGGCGCCCGGTCGATGTTTATGTGTTCATGGCCAGCACCGAATCTGGTGCGCGAGTGTCACTAGAGGGGCACGGCATCCCTACTATTGCGACGACAGAGGACTTCTTGCTCCTCGTGTCGTGGGTTGGCTGCAACGGGAACGACGTAGGCGGCGAGGTGGTTGTCTATTGGAGGGGCGCGGACCGGATCTCCGGGCGCGGACCGATAGGACTGTATGGCGCGGACGCGACGGCCATCCGCGAGTACTCGGCTGACCCGACAAACCGGCTCACCATAGCGCCGCCAGTCCGTGGCAAACGGATCAAGTCAATTCGGACGTGGGGCGGAAGCCAGCGTCAGAACGGAGGACGCAAGGTGGATCACCTGAGTGCGGTCTCACCCGCAGTGCCTGTCCGTGTATCAGGTCTGACGCTGCGCGGTCTTCGTGGATTCCGCTCGGATGCGGGGCTCCGATTGGCGCAGCCCACCGGCGTGCCGGGAAGCGGACTGACGATTGTTGTCGGTGCAAACAATGCGGGAAAATCGACGATCTGGGAAGCGTTCGACGCGTTGGCGCGAAAATCCAAATCCGATGTCTCATTCTCAGAAGGTCGCCGCAACCGATTGAGTCCAGATGGTGTACACATTCGACTCGATCGTGTCGATGGGTCGGCATATTCTCTGCGCAGTCGGAACCCCGACACTAGCGAGACTGTGGCTGAATGGATAACAATGGGTACTAGTCCCCAGCGTTTCGAGATTGTCTCAGTGCCATCAAGGCGACAGTTCAATGCCAGCTTTGGAAAGAACCTCACGAGTCAACGAGACTGGATGACGAGTGGGTCGGACTTCTCTCGCTCGCGTCAGTTTGACCAGTCATCGCAGTTCACTGGTCGGCTTTTTGACCTGCACAACGATGAAGCCAAGAAGGCGAAGTTCGACTCACTCATGGAAGACGTTCTCGGGCATGAGCTGAAGTGGATGATCGATCTCGCCGATGGTCAACAAGGTCAGTCTTACTATCTGAAGATTGCGACGGGCGATGGGTCCAACCATACGAGCGAGGGACTCGGTGACGGGATCATCAGCCTGCTCTTCATCTTGAACGCTCTGTACGATTCGGAACCAGGAACCCTCGTGACGATCGATGAGCCTGAGCTTTCTCTTCACCCCCAGCATGTCCGTCGGCTTGGGCGGCTCATTTCGCGCTTCGCCCGTGATCGCCAGATTGTCGTCTTCACCCACTCACCCGCGCTGGTCTCGTGGGATGACATCGCTGCAGGCGCTGAGATTGCCAGGGTGTTCAAGGAGGGAGGTCAGTCGCTACTCGCCCAAGCGAGCAGGTCTGCGATCGATGACATCAGCCGCGCCCGGGGCGGATGGGTCAACCCTCACGTTTTTGGTTCAGATGCCAATGCCACCCTCTTCCTTGACGATGGAGTCATCGTCGTCGAGGGGCAAGAGGACGCGGCGCTGTTGCCAACCGTGTTCGAGCAACTTGAGATTCCATTCAACGGCGCTATCTTCGGCTGGGGGTCGGGCGGCGAGAGCAATGTCGAGCGCATCCTAACTCTGCTCTTCGAGCTTGGTTTCAAGCGCGTGGCGGCCGTGCTGGATAACGATGTTCCCGAAACGAGCGAGAAGCTAAGAGTCCGATTCCCTGGGTACTTGGTGGTGGAGATCCCGGCGGCTGACATACGCGATAAGCCGGCCAAGAATTTCTCGGGCAAGGCTGGTCTAATGGATCGCAGGGGCAGACGAGTGAAGCCCGAGCTTGAAGACGCCGCGCGGGAGGTGCTTCAACAAGTGAGCGACCGGCTCGCGCCCACGCCCCGGATGTAG
- a CDS encoding helix-turn-helix domain-containing protein encodes MPAAHPPGFRRRALDLVAQGNPIGQTARDLGISESCLRNWINRDAVDTGRKDGVTSDEHKELVELRRRHRVLEMELEIFKRASAYFARENVPPK; translated from the coding sequence ATGCCTGCTGCCCACCCGCCGGGGTTCCGACGTCGAGCCCTGGATCTCGTTGCCCAGGGCAACCCTATCGGCCAGACCGCGCGTGATCTCGGGATCAGCGAGTCGTGCCTTCGGAACTGGATAAACCGCGACGCGGTCGATACCGGCCGCAAGGACGGCGTCACGAGCGACGAGCACAAGGAACTCGTGGAGCTTCGGCGCCGGCATCGGGTGCTGGAGATGGAGCTCGAGATCTTCAAGCGCGCCAGCGCCTACTTCGCCAGGGAGAACGTGCCCCCAAAATGA
- a CDS encoding integrase core domain-containing protein, with amino-acid sequence MGRVASSVDNALIESFWSSMQRELLDRSSWTSNAELSSAMFEWIEGFYNPTRRHTALGNLSPVEFERLHIPAATAA; translated from the coding sequence ATGGGCCGCGTCGCCTCCAGCGTCGATAACGCGCTCATCGAGTCGTTCTGGTCGAGCATGCAGCGCGAGCTTCTTGACCGATCGAGCTGGACATCGAATGCGGAGCTGTCGTCGGCGATGTTCGAGTGGATCGAGGGCTTCTACAACCCGACCCGCCGGCACACTGCCCTCGGCAACCTCAGCCCCGTGGAGTTCGAGAGACTTCACATCCCCGCCGCCACCGCGGCATGA
- a CDS encoding GTP pyrophosphokinase, translating to MDRRIATDYDKMSGVLGPMGIKIESLIRDLVSSVGLTIVSVNHRVKSNVSATKKIDGSSGKYGTYGDLHDMLGVRVVTYLASDVDTVVDVLRANFDVDEERSLDKMSGLDPDRFGYLSYHLVVKLDDVRAGFAEWAPFRDVYFEIQIRSILQHAWAEIEHDLGYKSTSGIPAQLKRRFARLAGLLETADSEFDAVSREVADHVERVREAIDQGGDVAVDRDSILALVRTDGGVVGRTDRAIAAGIGATIAPATGSYADTRADELTGVGFTSTGQVASALAAEEAQLVDFAVKWFLDDADPDGEEPFPYTTLPAGVSLFYLYLHKTLQQQDGQWSLDLRGMDHPQTREAFQHIHDAAFRTRPESSERPGDL from the coding sequence GTGGATCGCAGAATTGCAACCGACTACGACAAAATGTCCGGAGTTCTCGGGCCGATGGGCATCAAGATCGAGAGCCTCATTCGGGATCTTGTCTCATCGGTCGGTCTCACAATCGTGAGCGTGAATCACCGCGTGAAGAGCAATGTCAGCGCCACGAAGAAGATTGATGGCAGCTCCGGCAAGTACGGCACCTATGGCGATCTCCACGACATGCTTGGCGTGAGAGTCGTAACCTACCTCGCTAGCGACGTGGACACGGTTGTCGATGTCCTTCGAGCGAACTTCGATGTCGACGAGGAGCGGTCACTCGACAAGATGTCTGGTCTGGATCCGGATCGATTCGGCTACCTCTCTTATCACCTGGTTGTGAAGCTCGACGACGTACGGGCCGGGTTCGCCGAGTGGGCCCCTTTCAGAGACGTGTATTTTGAGATTCAGATCAGGTCGATCTTGCAACACGCCTGGGCCGAGATCGAGCACGACTTGGGATACAAGTCCACCTCCGGCATCCCGGCACAGCTGAAGCGACGGTTCGCGAGACTGGCCGGGCTTCTAGAAACGGCCGACTCTGAGTTTGACGCGGTAAGCCGCGAAGTGGCAGACCACGTGGAACGTGTTCGCGAAGCAATTGACCAGGGCGGCGACGTAGCCGTCGATCGTGACTCAATCTTGGCGCTTGTACGGACCGACGGTGGCGTTGTCGGGAGAACGGACCGTGCAATTGCCGCCGGGATTGGAGCTACCATCGCCCCTGCGACCGGTTCGTACGCTGACACTCGCGCGGACGAACTCACCGGAGTGGGCTTCACATCGACTGGTCAGGTCGCGAGCGCGCTCGCCGCGGAGGAGGCACAACTCGTCGACTTCGCAGTCAAGTGGTTCCTCGACGACGCAGACCCGGACGGCGAAGAACCCTTCCCCTACACAACGCTTCCTGCGGGCGTGAGCCTCTTCTACTTGTACCTGCACAAGACTCTCCAGCAACAGGATGGCCAGTGGAGCCTTGACCTTCGCGGTATGGATCATCCTCAGACACGCGAAGCCTTCCAGCACATACATGACGCCGCATTCCGGACTCGACCAGAGAGCTCCGAACGGCCCGGCGACTTATAA